The proteins below come from a single Aegilops tauschii subsp. strangulata cultivar AL8/78 chromosome 6, Aet v6.0, whole genome shotgun sequence genomic window:
- the LOC109762869 gene encoding uncharacterized protein produces MDSPDRILAERFSLQVCADEATNDHWGVLGCRHGRVLVVNRTRCELVVFDPISGDRGIVPFPPDFDNHAYNTNGALIGDQQLRSSAFQLVLVGFSANGGVGVTAASVYSSETGEWGQLIAAARPCAVGHLPCTLIGKRLYWWLTERDHGILEFSLETKSLAVITKPSIENIHSCRSRIISGEDGGVGLVVFLYPSLQMWDPKVSDRGVATWVLRKTVDMRGKLALPCNLEAGKSTILGYTEDADAIIISVHTFPWVQNGDVYVFLVQLDLMQCKKLHGSFMENLYHPYANFYVGPTALKLLGRLDSEWDTAVPQA; encoded by the exons ATGGACTCTCCAGATCGCATCCTCGCGGAGAGGTTCTCCCTGCAGGTCTGCGCCGACGAGGCCACCAATGACCACTGGGGCGTGCTCGGCTGCCGCCATGGGCGCGTCCTCGTCGTCAACCGGACGCGGTGTGAGCTCGTGGTGTTCGACCCCATCTCCGGTGACCGCGGCATCGTTCCGTTTCCGCCAGATTTCGACAATCACGCTTACAACACCAATGGAGCTTTGATCGGCGACCAGCAGCTCCGGTCCAGCGCATTTCAGTTGGTCTTGGTAGGCTTTTCTGCCAATGGCGGCGTAGGAGTTACTGCAGCCAGCGTCTACTCCTCGGAGACCGGTGAGTGGGGACAACTCATTGCTGCAGCGAGACCATGTGCTGTTGGCCATCTCCCCTGCACACTCATTGGCAAAAGGCTCTACTGGTGGCTCACTGAGCGTGACCATGGTATACTGGAGTTCAGTTTGGAAACCAAGAGCCTAGCTGTGATCACCAAGCCTTCCATTGAGAACATCCACAGCTGCCGGAGCCGGATCATCAGTGGGGAGGATGGCGGTGTTGGACTCGTCGTATTCTTGTACCCTAGCTTGCAAATGTGGGACCCTAAGGTCAGTGATCGGGGTGTCGCGACATGGGTGCTGCGGAAGACAGTTGACATGCGTGGCAAGCTTGCTCTGCCCTGTAACTTGGAGGCAGGGAAATCGACTATTCTGGGGTACACTGAGGATGCGGATGCGATTATTATATCGGTGCACACATTCCCCTGGGTGCAGAATGGCGATGTTTATGTCTTCCTGGTTCAGCTCGACTTAATGCAGTGCAAGAAACTCCATGGAAGCTTTATGGAAAATTTGTATCACCCGTACGCAAATTTCTACGTCG GCCCAACGGCGCTCAAACTTCTTGGTCGTCTAGACAGTGAATGGGATACTGCTGTACCACAAGCGTAA